In one window of Elusimicrobiota bacterium DNA:
- the priA gene encoding primosomal protein N', giving the protein MFAQVALPLPLERTFSYQIPAHLSGKVFPGMRVSVPFGPKKVTGYVINLTEECNFKGIKEIYSLPDPYPVITENLLKLAFWMSFTYVCSLGEALDCIFSTSFKPASKYITDPNQPEETIINKYVPETPSGAKIQSKIVSAIKENRHSAFAISSLNQPERISFYIDTIAQTLQFGDCLLLVPEIILVEEVKAKLQEKFGAIAGAWHSYLSERQKHDTWFGASSGKLKIIVGTRSALFMPFKNPKLIIVDDETDQSYKNPQKPLYDAIRTAAEYAKINSGSVILGSELVSINTYHNINTKKCTLLSDKKTSQENLPEIKVVSISKGDQSITNEMNNELQSRRLKNELSLIFMNRRGYSTMVFCRSCKTIMRCAKCGIPLSYHTKTPQSEQLKCHYCSLKYEFKDKCLICKSVWIKFVGIGSERVESTLKILLPQANIIRADQDTIKSNDDLLKILNEIKSGKVDILIGTHIILPILQKIKSLSARKLSFVGLYNIDHLIYQQDYRASEKAFQVLYKLAGLLDKTGMFMMQTADKKNYMFAWLAKLNWKGFYKNELELREDLGYPPFKELINVIIRGKEKTKVEEEAQRLYNFLEDKVQDQVTLLGPEEPPHPLLRGEHRRHILLKLDTEYLNMLNENIKYFKPKTGIHIAYDLNPYYII; this is encoded by the coding sequence ATGTTTGCGCAAGTAGCTTTACCCCTGCCATTAGAAAGAACTTTTTCTTACCAAATACCGGCACACTTATCAGGAAAAGTTTTTCCCGGCATGCGGGTCAGCGTTCCGTTCGGCCCCAAAAAAGTTACGGGTTATGTAATAAATCTGACGGAAGAATGCAATTTCAAGGGAATTAAAGAAATTTACAGCCTGCCCGACCCTTATCCTGTCATAACAGAAAACCTTCTTAAACTGGCCTTTTGGATGTCCTTTACTTACGTTTGCTCATTGGGCGAAGCTTTAGACTGCATTTTTTCGACATCCTTCAAACCTGCTTCAAAATACATTACTGATCCCAATCAACCGGAAGAAACCATTATAAATAAATATGTCCCTGAGACCCCTTCGGGGGCAAAAATCCAGAGTAAGATTGTTTCCGCTATTAAAGAGAACCGGCATAGCGCTTTCGCGATAAGCAGTTTAAACCAGCCGGAAAGAATTTCTTTTTATATTGATACCATAGCGCAAACTTTGCAGTTCGGCGACTGCCTTCTATTAGTACCGGAAATTATTCTTGTTGAAGAAGTAAAAGCGAAATTACAGGAAAAATTCGGCGCTATTGCGGGCGCCTGGCATAGCTACCTTTCTGAAAGGCAAAAACATGATACCTGGTTCGGCGCCAGCTCCGGAAAATTAAAAATCATTGTGGGTACCCGTTCAGCGCTTTTTATGCCTTTCAAAAACCCTAAATTGATAATTGTGGACGATGAAACCGACCAATCTTATAAAAATCCGCAAAAACCTTTATATGACGCCATAAGAACCGCAGCGGAATACGCAAAAATCAATAGTGGCTCGGTTATTCTCGGCAGCGAGCTGGTTTCAATTAACACTTACCATAATATTAATACAAAAAAGTGCACGCTTCTGTCAGATAAAAAAACATCGCAGGAGAACTTGCCGGAAATAAAAGTTGTTAGTATCAGTAAAGGCGACCAGTCAATCACTAATGAGATGAACAATGAATTGCAGTCGCGGCGGTTGAAAAATGAACTTTCCCTGATTTTTATGAACCGGCGCGGGTACTCGACCATGGTGTTCTGCCGCAGCTGCAAAACAATTATGCGCTGCGCGAAATGCGGTATCCCCCTTTCTTACCATACCAAAACTCCACAAAGTGAACAGCTCAAGTGCCACTACTGCAGTTTGAAATACGAATTTAAAGACAAATGCCTGATTTGCAAGAGCGTCTGGATCAAATTTGTCGGGATCGGCTCAGAAAGAGTTGAATCTACTTTAAAAATACTTCTTCCCCAGGCAAATATTATCCGCGCAGACCAGGATACTATAAAAAGCAATGACGACTTGCTTAAAATTCTCAATGAGATCAAGTCGGGTAAGGTAGATATACTGATTGGCACGCATATAATCCTTCCCATACTGCAAAAAATAAAATCTTTATCCGCGCGGAAATTGTCATTTGTGGGCCTTTACAATATTGACCACCTGATCTACCAGCAGGATTACCGGGCCAGCGAAAAGGCTTTTCAGGTTTTATATAAATTAGCCGGCCTGCTGGACAAAACGGGCATGTTTATGATGCAAACTGCTGATAAAAAGAACTATATGTTTGCCTGGCTTGCCAAACTTAACTGGAAAGGCTTTTATAAAAATGAATTGGAATTGCGCGAAGACCTGGGATACCCGCCGTTTAAGGAATTAATAAATGTAATTATCCGCGGGAAAGAAAAAACAAAAGTTGAAGAAGAAGCGCAAAGATTGTATAATTTCCTTGAAGATAAAGTGCAGGATCAGGTTACCCTGCTGGGGCCTGAAGAACCGCCCCATCCGCTTTTACGCGGAGAACACCGCAGGCATATATTATTGAAGCTTGATACTGAATATTTAAACATGCTCAATGAAAATATAAAATACTTTAAACCAAAA
- a CDS encoding uracil-DNA glycosylase yields the protein MDRKKEFLKIVKLAQRSLKEEKFLGYTDVIFASKVNPSNPPLKIDKSKSDKLLKLEKEVSGCKKCTLCKSRIKTVFGEGSSDAKVIFIGEGPGYDEDRAGRPFIGRAGQLLTKIIESIGLKREEVFIANIVKCHPMINPDTPDARGNDRPPSKEEMESCMPYLEKQIEIINPAVLVTLGNSSTSALLNTFEGISRLRGKFQNYKGSKLLPMYHPSALLRNPALKVDTWHDMKMLKKELGLK from the coding sequence ATGGACAGAAAAAAAGAATTTCTTAAAATCGTCAAACTCGCGCAGCGGTCCCTCAAAGAGGAAAAGTTTTTAGGCTATACAGACGTCATATTTGCAAGCAAGGTTAACCCCTCGAATCCGCCTTTAAAAATAGACAAGAGCAAATCCGATAAATTACTGAAACTTGAAAAAGAAGTAAGCGGCTGTAAAAAATGCACGCTGTGCAAATCCAGGATAAAAACCGTATTCGGCGAAGGCAGCAGCGATGCAAAAGTAATATTTATAGGCGAAGGCCCGGGTTACGATGAAGACAGGGCAGGAAGGCCGTTTATCGGCAGAGCGGGACAGCTTCTCACGAAAATAATTGAATCCATCGGATTGAAACGCGAAGAAGTATTTATTGCCAATATCGTAAAATGCCATCCTATGATAAATCCGGACACACCTGATGCCAGAGGCAATGACCGGCCGCCGTCAAAAGAAGAAATGGAAAGCTGCATGCCCTATCTGGAGAAACAGATCGAAATTATTAACCCGGCCGTCCTGGTAACCCTGGGAAATTCGTCAACATCGGCTTTGCTTAATACTTTTGAAGGAATATCCAGGCTCCGCGGAAAGTTCCAGAATTACAAGGGAAGCAAACTCCTGCCTATGTACCACCCGTCAGCATTGCTTAGAAACCCGGCTCTTAAAGTAGACACCTGGCACGATATGAAAATGTTAAAAAAAGAATTGGGCTTAAAATAA
- a CDS encoding phosphopantothenoylcysteine decarboxylase, with product MKNQKANNTKKVLVGVCGSIAAYKICGLVRKLKEKGIDVKCILTPSAKQFITPLTLQTLSNNTVYSDMFELNLPEWKPEHISLADWADLIVIAPATAATISRLANGLADELLSSVVLASKAPVIICPAMNANMWNHPANKENAEKLSGFGYKFVGPETGELACGVEGIGRLAAVDTILNKIISVLKK from the coding sequence ATGAAAAATCAAAAAGCAAATAATACAAAAAAGGTTTTAGTGGGTGTATGCGGAAGTATTGCCGCCTACAAAATATGCGGACTGGTTCGTAAACTGAAAGAAAAAGGGATTGACGTCAAGTGCATATTAACCCCTTCAGCCAAGCAGTTCATTACTCCTTTGACTTTGCAGACGCTCTCAAACAACACGGTTTATTCCGATATGTTTGAATTGAATCTTCCTGAATGGAAACCGGAGCATATATCGCTTGCCGATTGGGCCGATTTGATTGTAATCGCTCCTGCCACTGCTGCCACAATATCAAGGTTAGCTAATGGCCTGGCTGATGAATTGCTTTCCAGCGTAGTTTTGGCAAGCAAAGCGCCGGTAATTATTTGCCCTGCCATGAACGCCAATATGTGGAATCATCCTGCCAACAAAGAAAACGCAGAAAAACTTTCAGGATTCGGCTATAAATTCGTGGGCCCGGAGACCGGAGAGCTTGCCTGTGGCGTTGAAGGAATAGGCAGGCTTGCCGCAGTGGACACTATTTTAAACAAAATAATTTCAGTTCTCAAAAAATAA
- the gmk gene encoding guanylate kinase: MKTKTLKSIKKGLIIVISAPSGAGKTTLCKEALKKLKNTIVSVSVTTRKPRPLEKNGKDYFFVSEQKFKSMISKKEFAEWALVHGHYYGTPKKRLIDTINKGKNIMLIIDVQGGEKIRRIFKDGLFIFVAPPSKKALEQRLVNRAQDNEETIKLRLKNAQKEMAYAKNYNHVVVNDKLNNAVAQIIAIIKSRKSKN, translated from the coding sequence ATGAAAACAAAAACATTAAAATCAATAAAAAAAGGCCTCATAATCGTTATATCAGCTCCCTCCGGCGCAGGAAAGACCACCCTATGCAAAGAAGCGCTTAAAAAATTAAAGAACACAATAGTTTCCGTATCGGTTACAACCCGCAAACCCAGGCCCCTGGAAAAAAACGGCAAAGATTATTTCTTTGTCTCGGAACAAAAGTTTAAATCCATGATTTCCAAAAAAGAGTTTGCCGAATGGGCGCTTGTGCACGGGCACTATTACGGCACCCCGAAAAAACGGCTTATCGACACGATAAATAAAGGCAAAAATATAATGCTGATAATAGATGTCCAAGGCGGAGAAAAAATCAGGCGCATTTTTAAGGACGGTTTGTTTATATTTGTTGCCCCCCCCTCAAAAAAAGCACTCGAACAAAGGCTGGTCAACAGGGCTCAGGACAACGAGGAAACCATAAAACTACGGCTTAAAAACGCTCAAAAAGAGATGGCTTATGCTAAAAATTATAATCATGTGGTAGTAAATGATAAATTAAATAACGCAGTAGCTCAAATAATTGCTATAATAAAGTCACGGAAGAGCAAGAATTGA
- a CDS encoding M23 family metallopeptidase, whose product MKKNNILISALALLIVFIIFFLNRGGYFNSKPVIVLSSGTIQTGDTLKEILMDQEGIIPGETRNLINTLNSNFDIRGIQPGQVYEIYKTTFGTVNRFNYWTNPIEYCSIEKSSSNIFYCKKNAVSSTLEIKTFSGTIQTSLYEAMIKAGNPPELIMKFADIFSWQIDFFSDLRQGDTFKLAYETYKYSNGVVREGKILSASYNGRQIGLHKAVYFESKDKKFTDYFTPEGGSLKKLFLKAPVNFRRISSFFSTKRFHPILRIFRSHLGIDYSAATGTPIVTIGEGTVTFAGWKGGFGKMIIIRHNSTYTTLYGHLSRFGKRISSGARVGQGQVIGYVGSTGLSTGPHLDFRITQNGRFVNFMKLKFPPAANIPKNYIDEFIIQKDHALKLLETPPETNPKNK is encoded by the coding sequence ATGAAAAAAAACAACATTTTGATTTCAGCGCTGGCCCTTTTGATTGTTTTTATTATTTTCTTTTTAAACAGGGGCGGTTATTTTAATTCTAAACCGGTGATTGTGCTTTCATCAGGGACTATCCAGACGGGCGATACCCTTAAGGAAATCCTCATGGACCAGGAAGGAATAATTCCGGGAGAAACCAGAAACCTCATAAACACGCTCAATTCAAATTTTGATATCCGTGGAATTCAGCCCGGGCAGGTTTACGAAATTTATAAAACAACGTTCGGCACGGTCAACAGGTTCAATTACTGGACTAATCCGATAGAATACTGTTCCATAGAAAAATCATCCAGCAATATTTTTTACTGTAAAAAAAATGCGGTCTCTTCAACGCTGGAGATTAAAACATTTTCCGGCACTATCCAAACCAGCCTTTACGAAGCAATGATAAAAGCGGGTAACCCGCCTGAGCTTATTATGAAATTCGCTGATATTTTTTCCTGGCAAATTGACTTTTTCAGCGACTTGAGGCAGGGCGACACGTTTAAACTTGCCTATGAAACCTACAAGTACAGCAACGGCGTTGTCCGAGAAGGAAAGATTTTGTCTGCTAGCTATAATGGCCGGCAAATTGGCCTGCATAAAGCGGTTTATTTCGAAAGCAAGGACAAAAAATTCACAGATTACTTTACACCGGAGGGCGGTTCGCTGAAAAAATTATTTTTAAAAGCGCCGGTAAACTTCAGAAGAATCTCTTCATTTTTCTCTACAAAAAGGTTTCATCCGATTCTAAGGATTTTTAGGTCGCATTTGGGCATTGATTATTCTGCTGCTACAGGAACACCTATTGTAACAATAGGTGAAGGAACTGTTACCTTCGCCGGATGGAAAGGCGGGTTCGGTAAAATGATTATTATTAGGCATAACTCAACATATACAACCCTATACGGGCATCTTTCAAGATTTGGAAAAAGAATAAGCTCAGGAGCCCGGGTGGGGCAGGGGCAGGTTATCGGTTATGTGGGTTCTACAGGTCTTTCTACGGGGCCTCATCTGGATTTTCGCATCACTCAGAACGGCAGGTTTGTAAATTTTATGAAACTTAAATTTCCACCGGCGGCAAATATACCTAAAAATTATATCGATGAATTTATTATACAAAAAGACCATGCGCTTAAATTATTAGAAACACCGCCAGAGACAAATCCGAAAAACAAATAG
- the uvrA gene encoding excinuclease ABC subunit UvrA — protein MDKIVIRGAREHNLKNIHLEIPRDKLVVITGLSGSGKSSLAFDTIYAEGQRRYIESLSTYARQFLDLMEKPDVDYISGLSPAIAIQQRTPSHNPRSTVGTVTEIYDYLRLLYARIGIPHCPQCGKKILPQSSQQIIDELSGLPNDTKIQILAPLVKGRTGTYSELFNRLQSNGYVRVRVDGKTYDLEENIQLDRYKKHEIDVVVDRITIADNVRERLSDSVETALKESRGLLKAIIGNTEKIFSEHHACPECAISIPEIEPRTFSFNSPFGACPECDGLGTKFEVDPALVIPDPALSIDQGAIRPWSNPITTRTHRWKSSWEGYYEGMLSDLCRKNHIPVNKPFKTLTQEQKKLIFYGQDEFEGVITNLSRRYKETESDYVKEEIYNKYITRKICPLCRGTRLKKETLGITISNKSIAEISSMSIDKAAEFFSKLELSEKEKVIAKQIFKEINQRLKFLIDVGLNYITLERETQTLAGGEAQRIHLATRIGSGLTGVLYVLDEPTIGLHQKDNKRLLDTLLKLRDLGNTLIVVEHDKDTIEASDWIVDLGPGAGIHGGKVIANGPLETILKEKESLTGQYLNGKLRISVPKERRNPSGKAIKITGASQFNLKHIDVSIPIGLLTCITGVSGSGKSTLVYEILYKALAQKFYQSKEAPGKFNSIKGTENIDKIIIVDQSPIGRTPRSNAATYTGVFGPIRDIFSRLPEAKRRGFGPGRFSFNVKGGRCENCQGDGTIKIEMQFLPDVYVKCEVCKGARFNEETLRVRFKGKNIAELLDMPVEEALGFFKNIPQIARTLQTLNDVGLGYIKIGQSAPALSGGEAQRVKLATELSKRATGKTLYILDEPTTGLHFADVEKLLNVLHKLADLKNTVVIIEHNLEVIKTADWIIDLGPDGGNAGGEITAEGTPEDIVKNKKSYTGQYLKEYISK, from the coding sequence ATGGATAAAATAGTCATCCGCGGAGCAAGGGAACACAACCTAAAAAACATCCACCTGGAAATTCCGCGCGATAAACTTGTCGTAATAACAGGTTTATCAGGCTCTGGAAAATCCAGCCTGGCTTTTGATACAATTTACGCTGAAGGCCAGCGCAGGTACATAGAATCCCTTTCAACCTACGCGCGCCAATTTCTGGATCTGATGGAAAAACCCGATGTGGATTACATTTCAGGCCTTTCCCCCGCTATCGCTATCCAGCAAAGAACTCCAAGCCATAACCCGCGTTCAACGGTCGGCACCGTAACGGAAATTTACGATTATTTACGCCTTCTATATGCAAGAATCGGCATTCCTCACTGCCCCCAATGTGGCAAAAAGATCCTGCCTCAATCATCGCAGCAAATTATCGACGAATTAAGCGGCCTGCCGAATGATACAAAAATTCAAATCCTGGCGCCCCTGGTAAAAGGAAGAACCGGGACCTATTCGGAACTTTTTAACAGATTGCAGTCAAACGGCTATGTGCGGGTAAGAGTTGACGGCAAAACTTATGACCTGGAAGAAAACATCCAATTAGACCGCTATAAAAAACATGAAATTGATGTTGTCGTAGACAGGATCACTATAGCAGACAACGTCCGTGAACGTTTGTCTGATTCCGTTGAAACTGCGCTTAAAGAATCACGCGGTCTGCTCAAGGCAATAATCGGAAACACCGAGAAAATATTCAGCGAGCATCACGCCTGCCCGGAATGCGCAATCAGTATTCCCGAAATAGAACCAAGAACCTTTTCCTTCAATTCTCCCTTCGGCGCCTGCCCGGAATGCGACGGGCTGGGAACAAAATTTGAGGTTGACCCAGCGCTTGTTATTCCTGACCCGGCCCTTTCTATCGACCAGGGCGCTATAAGGCCCTGGTCTAACCCGATTACAACCCGCACTCACCGGTGGAAATCCTCCTGGGAGGGCTATTATGAAGGAATGCTTTCAGATTTGTGCAGAAAAAATCATATACCGGTAAATAAACCATTTAAAACTCTTACCCAGGAACAAAAAAAACTTATTTTCTACGGACAGGACGAATTTGAAGGCGTCATAACCAACCTTAGCAGGAGATACAAGGAAACGGAATCAGATTATGTCAAAGAAGAAATATACAACAAATACATAACGCGTAAAATCTGCCCTCTTTGCCGCGGCACAAGGCTAAAAAAGGAAACTCTCGGAATAACCATTTCCAACAAATCCATCGCTGAAATATCAAGCATGTCAATCGACAAGGCAGCGGAATTTTTCTCCAAACTGGAATTATCCGAAAAAGAAAAAGTCATCGCAAAACAAATATTCAAGGAAATTAACCAGCGGCTGAAATTCCTTATTGATGTGGGTTTGAATTATATTACTCTTGAAAGGGAAACCCAGACACTTGCCGGCGGCGAGGCCCAAAGAATTCACCTGGCTACCCGGATTGGCTCCGGATTAACGGGCGTTCTGTACGTGCTTGACGAACCCACTATCGGCTTGCACCAGAAAGATAATAAAAGATTACTGGATACACTTTTAAAATTGAGGGATCTGGGCAACACGCTGATAGTTGTTGAACACGATAAAGATACAATTGAAGCAAGCGATTGGATTGTAGACCTGGGGCCGGGCGCCGGCATTCACGGCGGCAAAGTAATTGCAAACGGGCCACTGGAAACAATATTAAAAGAAAAAGAATCCCTGACTGGACAGTATTTGAACGGAAAGCTCCGGATATCCGTACCGAAAGAACGCAGGAACCCATCGGGAAAAGCTATTAAAATTACCGGAGCCTCCCAATTTAACCTGAAGCATATTGATGTTTCAATCCCCATCGGATTATTAACCTGCATAACCGGCGTTTCCGGTTCGGGAAAATCCACGCTAGTCTATGAAATTTTATATAAAGCCCTGGCTCAGAAGTTTTACCAGTCAAAAGAAGCTCCCGGAAAATTTAATTCAATCAAAGGGACGGAAAATATTGACAAAATAATAATTGTTGACCAGTCCCCCATAGGCAGGACTCCAAGGTCCAATGCCGCAACTTATACCGGAGTTTTCGGGCCTATCCGGGATATTTTTTCCCGGCTTCCCGAAGCGAAAAGAAGAGGTTTCGGGCCCGGCAGGTTCAGTTTCAACGTAAAGGGCGGCAGGTGCGAAAATTGCCAGGGCGACGGCACAATAAAAATAGAAATGCAGTTCCTGCCTGACGTTTATGTAAAATGCGAAGTCTGTAAAGGCGCCAGGTTTAATGAAGAAACCCTTCGGGTCCGTTTCAAAGGAAAAAATATTGCGGAACTCCTGGATATGCCCGTTGAAGAAGCTTTAGGCTTTTTCAAAAACATCCCACAGATTGCGCGCACACTGCAGACTTTAAACGATGTAGGCCTGGGCTATATAAAAATCGGGCAATCAGCACCCGCTTTATCCGGAGGAGAAGCCCAAAGGGTGAAACTCGCAACCGAACTATCCAAAAGGGCAACAGGGAAAACGCTCTACATACTCGATGAACCTACGACGGGCCTGCATTTCGCGGATGTTGAAAAACTTCTTAACGTTTTGCATAAATTGGCTGACTTAAAAAATACGGTTGTTATAATAGAACACAACTTGGAAGTGATAAAAACCGCAGACTGGATAATCGACCTGGGCCCGGACGGAGGAAATGCCGGCGGAGAAATAACAGCCGAAGGCACGCCGGAAGACATTGTTAAAAACAAGAAGTCCTATACGGGCCAGTATTTAAAGGAATACATATCCAAATGA
- a CDS encoding valine--tRNA ligase, with amino-acid sequence MELEKVYNPKETEAKWYKFWEEKKYFEARVNPSKKPFVMVIPPPNITGILHMGHVLNNTLQDILARYKRMDGFETCWIPGTDHAGIATQNVVEKKLAKEKIFRRDLGREKFIEYVWKWKEEYGGTIIRQLRYLGCSCDWHRERFTLDEGLSEAVREVFVKLYDKGLIYKGKYIVNWCPRCGTALSDDEVDHRDHDGNLWYIKYPIKDSDAYVVVATTRPETMLGDVAIAVSPSDERYKQLIGKTAILPLVNREIPIIADAFVDKAFGTGMVKVTPAHDPNDYQVGLRHNLERIVVFDTAAKMNENVPEEYRCLDRFECRKKIVEDLTAKDLILKIEKHKNAVGHCYRCDTMIEPYLSDQWFVKMKPLAEKALKVVLDGKIEFYPERWTKVYQHWMENINDWCISRQLWWGHRIPVYYCKNTNCPPIVSTKKPDKCPKCGGTEIEQDPDVLDTWFSSWLWPFSTLGWPKESADLRYFYPTTTLITAADIIFFWVARMIMAGLEFMGEVPFKKVYFNSMVRDAQGRKMSKSLGNSPDPIDIINEYSADALRFTITYLSPMGQDILFAKEKCEIGRNFCNKIWNATRFILMNVDSNFKFQISNLESSLAPMDKWILSEYNTTIEKTSKSLEELNFTAAAHTIHEFFWSKYCDWYLEFSKPRFADPEQKKTIQAVLLHVLAGSLKLIHPVMPFVTEELYQKIKEFMPESESAESILLAPWPKKDAKLENPDAENEIGFIMEIINGIRTIRADMNVQPQKTFEIVVNSKDTSKASKTGILNKYLLNLTLMCKVNKISCSGNKPKHSAFFAAGDVEVFVLLEGIIDFEKEKARLDKNMQKIVNDIANLNRKLADEKFLQHAPEKEIERLKGFQQENESKLASLKKYLEALN; translated from the coding sequence ATGGAACTGGAAAAAGTTTATAATCCTAAAGAAACCGAAGCCAAATGGTATAAATTCTGGGAAGAAAAGAAATATTTTGAAGCGCGCGTAAACCCTTCCAAAAAACCATTTGTAATGGTCATCCCTCCGCCAAATATCACCGGAATCCTTCACATGGGGCACGTCCTGAACAATACCCTGCAGGATATTCTTGCAAGATATAAAAGAATGGACGGGTTCGAAACCTGCTGGATCCCCGGAACCGACCACGCAGGAATAGCCACCCAGAACGTTGTTGAAAAAAAACTCGCCAAAGAGAAAATATTCAGAAGAGACCTGGGCCGCGAAAAATTTATCGAGTACGTCTGGAAATGGAAAGAAGAATACGGCGGTACGATAATCAGGCAATTAAGATATTTAGGGTGTTCCTGCGACTGGCATAGAGAGCGTTTCACACTTGACGAAGGGCTTTCAGAAGCAGTTCGGGAAGTTTTCGTAAAACTTTATGATAAGGGGCTGATTTACAAAGGCAAATATATAGTAAATTGGTGCCCGAGATGCGGTACGGCCCTCAGCGACGATGAAGTTGACCATAGAGACCATGATGGAAACCTGTGGTATATAAAATATCCGATAAAAGATTCAGATGCTTATGTGGTTGTTGCAACAACCAGGCCGGAAACCATGCTTGGCGATGTAGCTATAGCCGTAAGCCCGTCTGACGAAAGATATAAACAGCTTATCGGGAAAACTGCGATTTTGCCTTTGGTAAACAGGGAAATCCCGATAATAGCTGATGCATTTGTAGATAAAGCATTCGGCACAGGCATGGTTAAAGTAACACCTGCTCACGACCCTAACGACTATCAAGTAGGGTTGAGGCACAACCTGGAAAGAATAGTAGTTTTTGATACTGCCGCAAAAATGAACGAAAATGTGCCGGAAGAGTACCGGTGCCTTGACCGTTTTGAATGCCGTAAAAAAATTGTTGAAGATTTAACCGCAAAAGATTTGATTTTAAAGATAGAAAAGCATAAAAACGCAGTAGGGCATTGCTATAGATGCGATACTATGATTGAGCCCTATCTATCTGACCAGTGGTTTGTGAAGATGAAGCCTCTGGCAGAAAAAGCGCTTAAAGTCGTGCTTGACGGTAAAATAGAATTTTATCCGGAAAGATGGACAAAGGTTTACCAGCACTGGATGGAGAATATAAATGATTGGTGTATCTCCAGGCAGTTGTGGTGGGGCCATAGGATTCCGGTCTATTATTGTAAAAATACAAACTGCCCTCCGATAGTTTCAACAAAAAAACCAGATAAGTGCCCAAAATGCGGCGGAACTGAAATAGAACAAGACCCAGATGTGTTAGATACCTGGTTTTCTTCCTGGTTATGGCCGTTTTCAACTCTCGGCTGGCCCAAAGAAAGCGCAGACCTGCGATACTTTTATCCGACAACAACACTTATAACCGCGGCTGACATTATATTTTTCTGGGTAGCAAGGATGATTATGGCCGGCCTTGAATTTATGGGCGAAGTGCCTTTCAAGAAAGTTTATTTTAATAGCATGGTGAGAGACGCCCAGGGTAGAAAAATGAGCAAGTCTTTGGGAAATTCACCCGACCCTATTGATATTATCAATGAATACAGCGCCGATGCCTTAAGATTCACAATTACATACCTTTCTCCCATGGGTCAGGATATACTCTTTGCAAAAGAAAAATGTGAAATCGGCAGGAATTTCTGCAACAAAATCTGGAACGCCACAAGATTTATCCTTATGAATGTTGATAGTAATTTCAAATTTCAAATTTCAAATTTAGAATCCTCTCTGGCCCCTATGGATAAGTGGATTTTATCCGAATATAACACAACCATAGAAAAAACCTCAAAGTCTTTAGAAGAATTGAATTTTACCGCCGCGGCGCACACAATCCATGAGTTTTTCTGGTCAAAATATTGCGATTGGTATCTTGAATTCTCGAAGCCGCGTTTTGCCGACCCCGAACAGAAAAAAACCATACAGGCAGTTCTGTTGCATGTGCTGGCAGGTTCGCTGAAATTGATACATCCGGTCATGCCGTTTGTTACGGAAGAACTTTATCAAAAAATAAAAGAATTCATGCCGGAAAGTGAATCAGCTGAAAGCATCCTGCTGGCCCCCTGGCCGAAAAAAGACGCTAAACTAGAGAATCCGGATGCCGAAAATGAAATAGGTTTTATAATGGAAATAATTAACGGCATCAGGACTATCCGCGCAGACATGAATGTACAACCGCAAAAAACTTTTGAAATAGTGGTCAACAGCAAGGATACTAGCAAGGCTAGCAAGACCGGTATTTTGAATAAATACCTGCTTAACCTTACGCTGATGTGTAAGGTTAATAAAATTTCTTGCTCCGGCAATAAACCGAAACATTCAGCTTTCTTTGCTGCTGGAGATGTGGAAGTATTTGTGCTTCTTGAAGGAATAATTGATTTCGAGAAGGAAAAGGCGCGCCTCGACAAAAATATGCAGAAAATTGTGAACGACATAGCGAACCTTAACAGAAAATTAGCAGATGAAAAGTTTTTACAGCATGCGCCTGAAAAGGAGATAGAAAGATTGAAAGGTTTCCAACAGGAAAATGAAAGTAAATTAGCCAGTTTAAAAAAATATTTAGAAGCTTTGAATTAG